In Nocardioides luti, the DNA window AGCAGGGCGTCGGAGATCCGGTGCCGCTTGTCGGTGGCCGTCCCTGCGGAGGCGCCGTCGCTGCTGAGCTCGGCCTTCTTCCCGAGCTCGTCGACGGTGAGCGTCCAGCCGCCGCCCCGGGTGACGGTGTCGGTGACGGAGCCAGGCACCGGCGTCCAGTCCAGCAGGGCCTTCCCGGCATCGAGCGGCTCCGGATCCTCGGCGGTGCCGACGCCCCCGCCGGCGGTCTCGCTCGGGCTCGCCGACGTGCTCTCGCCGGGCGTCGGGTCGTCCGTCGGGCTCGGGCTGGTGCTGGCGCTGCTGCTCGCGGACGCGGTCGGCTCGCCCCCGGCGCCGGGCGCCGGGTCGTCGCCCCCGCACCCGGTCAGGGCCAGCGCGAGGACGGCCAGCGGGACGGCGTACCGGCTCCGCATCAGACGCCGATGTTGTGCTGGAAGTGCGCCTCGTTGGCCCGGTAGGACTTGTAGGCCCAGCGCCACTGCACCCGCGCGATGTAGGGCTCGGAGGGGTCGAAGCGCTGCTGGTTCCACGGCTCGAAGTAGCTCACGACGGTCGTCTTCTTGCCGCGCTTGTCGTAGCCGCGGCCGGCCTGGAAGTGGCCCGAGGCGTCGTCGTCGAGGTAGGGGTAGTACTTCTTCAGCAGGATCGGGTGGAAGATCATCGGCGCCTTGTAGTCGACGATGTGGCGCATCGTCAGCAGCAGCCACTGCTGGTAGGTGTAGTCCTTGATGTCCAGCGTGATGTACGTGCCGGCGTAGTCCTTGCCGTCCCAGCCGGTGTTCTGGTTGACCACGCGGACCATGTCGCTGATCGCGGTGCCGCCCGTCGTGGTGCCGAGCTTGTCGGCCCAGTGCGCCTGGCCGAGGTCCTCCTGCTTCCAGCCCCACGTGATCATCTGCATGGTCGTCGGGCCGCACCAGTAGGTGCGCTCCTGCTCGGCGACCTGCGAGGGGTCGAGCACGGTCGCCCGGCGCGGGTAGTCCTTGCGGGTCTTGCGCTTCGCGGTCGGCGCCGGGGCCGCCGTCGGGCTCGCGGACGGGCTCGGCGAAGGGCTGGCCGACGCCTTGGCGGCGGTGGTCCCGGCGGTCGGGGCGCTCGCGCGGGCCTCCGGGTGCGCCTCGAGGAAGCCGTCGGGGAGCGGCTCGCCCTGGATCTCGTGGCGCAGCAGCCACACCTTGGCCACCGAGCGGGCGGCGTCGGTCAGCTCGCGGCGCTCGGCGGCGGCGCGGGCGTCGGGGGAGAGCGCGGCGGTACGCCGCAGCGTGCCGAGGACGTCGAGGTCGCCGGTCGTCGTGGTGGTGCCGGCGGGCCGGGCGGCCAGGGTGCGCGCCGCGGCGGCGGCCCGGGCGCGGACCTCGGCGGGCGAGCTCTCGGTCCAGCCCGAGCCCAGGCAGTAGGTCTGGCCCTCGAAGTTCGCGCAGCGCACGAGGTCGTCGACCAGGCTGGTCGTCGCGGCCTTGCCGCTCAGCCGGCCGAGGGCACGGCCCTGGGCGACGACGCGGTCGATCTCCGCCTGCATCGCGGGGGTGACCCGGCCGGCCACGGCCGTGCCGGACGTCGCGAGGGCGTCGTACTTCTCCTTGCCGGAGGGCAGCAGCGAGCCGTCCGGGTCGCCGCCGCGTGGGATGAAGGGGGTGGCGACGAGCAGGGCGGCGAGTGCACCGATGGCGATCGTGCGGGGGCGGGGCATCGGGATCCTCGAGACGGGGCAGGGGTGGTGGTCGCCTCACTGTCCCCAACAACCACACGAGTGGTCAAGTGTCCCATCGGTCACATCTGGGTGCCGGGCCGGTCACGCGTGGCGCGGCTCACGGCGCGCACGGGCGCGCCACGAGCGGTCAGGGGGACGGCCGAGGAGACGTTCGCGGGGGGCGGCACGCGGACGGTGGAGCGGGGAGAAGTGGAGCGGACGACGAGACTCGAACTCGCGACATCGACCTTGGGAAGGTCGCGCTCTACCAACTGAGCTACGTCCGCATCGGGCGGCGAACCGACCGGCGCACATGTTAACCGATCAGTGACCGCCGGGAGACGCCGGCGTCGGGGCCGTGGCGCCGAGCACGAGGCCGGGGATCCGGTCCAGCGCCGGGTAGCGCGGCCCGACCGTGTCGCCCGACGAGCGCCCGGTCAGCCGGCGGTGCACCCACGGGGCCGCCGAGGTCCGGGCCCAGGCGAGGTCCTCGCGCAGCTGCTCGCGGCGGCTCGGGGTCGCCTCATCGGCGAGGTCGAGGGGGGCCAGGTCGTGCGCGACGCCGAGGGTGTCGAGCACCTCGATCGCCATCCGCTGGTGGCCGGCCGGTCCCATGTGCATGCGGTCGGCGTCCCAGAAGCGCCAGTCGCGGTACTCGCGCAGCCGCCAGAAGTCGACGACCGAGGCGCCGTGCCGGTCGGCGCTCTCGCGGACGTGCTCGTTGTAGAGCGCGAACCGGCCGCGCACCGGTCGGTAGATCGCCGACCCGCCCGGGTCGAAGGCGGTCCACACGAGCAGCCGGGCGCCGGTGGCGGCCAGGCGCGCCAGCGCGGCGTCGTACGTCGCGGCGAGGGCGTCCAGGTCGACGCGGGGGCGGAGGATGTCGTTGGCGCCGGCGTAGATCGTGACGAGGTCCGGCTCGAGCGCGACGGCGGGCTCGACCTGCTCGGCCACGATGCCCTCGAGCTTGCGGCCGCGGATCGCCAGGTTGGCGTAGGTCGCGTCGTCGCTGCCACCGATCAGCACCTCGGCGACCCGGTCGGCCCAGCCGCGCAGGCCGTTGGGGCGGGTCGGGTCGGGGTCGCCCACGCCCTCGGTGAACGAGTCGCCCAGGGCGACGTAGCGGCGGAAGGCGGGCGCGGTGCTCATGGCTCCAT includes these proteins:
- a CDS encoding SGNH/GDSL hydrolase family protein, which codes for MSTAPAFRRYVALGDSFTEGVGDPDPTRPNGLRGWADRVAEVLIGGSDDATYANLAIRGRKLEGIVAEQVEPAVALEPDLVTIYAGANDILRPRVDLDALAATYDAALARLAATGARLLVWTAFDPGGSAIYRPVRGRFALYNEHVRESADRHGASVVDFWRLREYRDWRFWDADRMHMGPAGHQRMAIEVLDTLGVAHDLAPLDLADEATPSRREQLREDLAWARTSAAPWVHRRLTGRSSGDTVGPRYPALDRIPGLVLGATAPTPASPGGH
- a CDS encoding C39 family peptidase; the protein is MPRPRTIAIGALAALLVATPFIPRGGDPDGSLLPSGKEKYDALATSGTAVAGRVTPAMQAEIDRVVAQGRALGRLSGKAATTSLVDDLVRCANFEGQTYCLGSGWTESSPAEVRARAAAAARTLAARPAGTTTTTGDLDVLGTLRRTAALSPDARAAAERRELTDAARSVAKVWLLRHEIQGEPLPDGFLEAHPEARASAPTAGTTAAKASASPSPSPSASPTAAPAPTAKRKTRKDYPRRATVLDPSQVAEQERTYWCGPTTMQMITWGWKQEDLGQAHWADKLGTTTGGTAISDMVRVVNQNTGWDGKDYAGTYITLDIKDYTYQQWLLLTMRHIVDYKAPMIFHPILLKKYYPYLDDDASGHFQAGRGYDKRGKKTTVVSYFEPWNQQRFDPSEPYIARVQWRWAYKSYRANEAHFQHNIGV